The sequence taacctaacatgaattcaacctatttggtgagtttggcttcataagTTGCTTTTGGAGCACTTGGAAGGAGGTCAACAACTAGGGAGTTGGAGCCTTTGAGTAGCCAAGGAGagcttgacatagggaggtggagcaaggtgagttgttagactacCTTTGAGCTATTTGCACTATGTCCTTGGGGACTACACCTTAAAAATAGTAAGGGTCtatcacttagcaaacatactagccacttaaCAACCACCGAGCACTATCCTCCCAATCACATCTCCATGAGCCTCCTCTGTAGGATCCACATCACCCTCTTCAAGCTCCAATTCTATCATGTCTGTCACACTCTCTTCTTCTAGATCATCAACATCCTCTCCCACCTCACTCTCATTTACTGACCCTTCAGCACCTTCTTCTTCTGAATGGTTGTTCTTCAACGAGTCCTCTGAATCTGAAGTAGAAGAAGAACTCTCAACAGGCTTCAAATACAACCTTAAGATACTCTCCCTGGTTCCTTCCCTAAGCTCAAAGATGGCATCCACTATAGCATGTATGTTGACTGGGTTGGAAAAACCCTGCATCAGGCCGACACCTTCCACCTGCGACTCTAGGATGTCTACAATGGGAGTAATTACTGCTCCATATACTAGCCTATCACACCAATGCCGCTCCAAGTTCAAAGAACAATCCACCAAGGAGATGATTGCCCTGCAAATTTCTTCCTCCAAGATGAACAGATTGAGACATTGACGCTCCAAATTGTGCCCACAATTAACATAGCTCAGTCCCACAAATGGCGGCAAATTCACAAAACTTGTGGCTGGTTCCCTCATTTCCCTCCATTTAAAACCAATGGAACCTTTCGGATCTTATTGCCCAATCGAGCATGTGAACTCCACCTTCTGATCTTTAGCCTACAACTTCTAGATTTCTGCTAGGAAATTGGATATTATGTACCCTTCACCACCACTTTCTAAAATTTGAGATCCATGAGGAGTCCTCAGAACCGACGCTTTATGTTCTGGTCATATTACCTTGCCACCTATGCTTTGGCTCGTGTAAGGCTATCATGAACCGAATCTATCCAATCCTTGTACACTGCCATTCTAGTCTCTCACTCAAATTAGTGTTCAGTACCACTGGATCAGCATCCTCATTACTGAAAATAATTGTACCATTATTCTTCTCAATTCCCATGTTGGCTAGGAGGTCTGCCACTTTATTCCCTTCTCTATATGTGTGTTTGAATTCAAATGAGTTGATGGATTCTAGAGCCTTGTTAATATGAGGTACCCACTTGCCGAGTTTCCAATTGAGGATGTTTGACTTGGAAACCCCATTGATTATAATTTGTGAGCCTCCTTCAAAACATATTTTGTCCAACCCTCTTTGTACACATAAATCTAGTCCTGCTACCAATGCCCTGCTTTCTGCTTCATTGTTTGTGGCTAGTCCCAAGCTCCCATATAACCCTCCTAGTAATATCCCCAAGGAATTTCTGATGACTGCTCCAATTCCTATTGATCCAGGGTTCCCTCTACAAGCTCCATCAATGTTTAGTTTGACCCAATCACCTTGCAGAGGAGCCCATCTAATTAACTTCCTATTAAAATTGGGAGCAAGGATGACCCCCAACCCCCAGTCTTTGAGTGTCCAATTACTTTCCATGTCCCTATCCTAGTTGTCGTACCTGAGTGGTTTCACTTTGGGTGGTTTTCCATTGATTACTTCTTCAATACCCTCCTTGATTTTGAAAATCACCTCCTCCACTGAGAGTGTTGTTTCCCTGAAGATCCTTCTATTTCTCTATTTCCAGATATGCCATGATAGTAAAGTAGGGGAGATCTACTACAATCCACTCCACTTCGATTGGGTATTTTTCGGCCATGCCACTAGGAAGTCCTTGAGTGACTTATTTCTAACTGAAATACATTGTAGTTTATTCATAAGCCACTCCCAACACACTTTAGCAAAGGGACATCTAAACAGTAAATGATTGGCTGATTCTTCATTTCTTTTGCACATGATGCACCAGCTTGGTCCTGCGATCCCAATGAGCTTAAGTTTGTCACTAGTCAAAATTTTGCCATGAAGGGCAATCCATAAAAATGCTCCAACTTTAGGAAGTCCTATGTTGTTCCAACAGAGGTAATAAGGTCAATTGCTTTCCCTCACTCTTTGACGTTGGATCTCATATCCCAATTTCACACTGTATTTGCCTGACTTGGAAGCACACCAGAAAATGGTGTCCTCTTGTTCTGACTGTGCAATGCATCTATTTTTGAGTAGCTCTGTCAACTTCAAGCACAACCTACTATCCCCAATATATCTTTGCATGCGATTTAATTCAAatgttgaatttattttaaattcaatttgttatttgattatatatagaacttgactttgatttccaacttgatttttgaaatcatgcacatgcatttgaaattaggagaaattagaagaaattaataaaattagaatttaaatttgaagaaataatggaattaaaagaaattaactgaaattagaagaaattagaatttggggattttgaagaattaattagttaattaaataatttaaagaaactatttaattatttagaaactaaatttaattaaataataaagattatttaaataaaaggattaaaatcataattaattaaataattaatatttaattaatatttagaaaagggttgaatgattaattgaatagagatagaaattgataattaatttatttaaataataaagattatttaaattgaagattaaaaatcacaattaattaaataataaatatttaattaatattagaaaattgtttaaatgattaaacgatgatagaattgaaattgtaatagttagtaagatgacaaagaaatacgaagttttgaagaataagattaattaacttaattaaataattaaagaaatttTTAACTAATTGGACAAATAATTAGtgcatgattaatgagacatttttaggtgtctacaagaagagttccatatttaaaagtgtgcttcttgtcttgcttaattttcttcaaattactcatcAGCTCATTTAGAAGGATTATACATAGATCATACCTCATGTCATTCTTGAGCATCTAATATGTTgtatattgtagcgtcctaaaattgcgacacttgcaattttgactgcatttgggtcttcacgatggcgatgcaacacggaacctgaatggagaccccgaaacttgttcatgacaccaaaaactgcatttttcagcaccttggcctgatccttcttgcaccctgttgtccctggaggtgggaccatggcgcccagcgccctggtccttcaggactagggcacccagcgccctagtcccccaggaccatggcgcccagcgccctggtccctggccctattttgggcccggtctcttttggggcttcgggtctttaagtttgcaaattggaaaataatatttcctggtcggcctaaggtcgggaaaatcaatctttcaaccctaattgacaagtataaaaactgcatttcctctctcattttggggagaaagagggaaaaaaggcggaaacgatattcaaacattcaagcattcaagcattcaagcatttccttcaagcaattgagcattctaaatctccattcaaggctaagtgttgcattcaagacaaggattcaaccattgaagaggagatcacttacaacatacaacatacaacaacatttacaccttcgcatgtaagaatacaaacattcttacaacaaggtatcagtacttgtttacattacaaacatttacatttacagcattctcatttcttggttaattccaaaactggggtttgacctaaaggcaaacccctcatccctaaccccccaattgtcttctcttttctgtgtgtaggttgcaggtacgcagctgtaattgaagatctggaatccttgtgcagagacgaacagatcccccttcgtttcgcggatttttcggaggaccgtgtgcacgccgggcgccatcgtcctgtcaactttcgctcaaatttgcagaatagcaccatctcaacattttactactaatt is a genomic window of Cryptomeria japonica chromosome 7, Sugi_1.0, whole genome shotgun sequence containing:
- the LOC131074307 gene encoding uncharacterized protein LOC131074307, with protein sequence MESNWTLKDWGLGVILAPNFNRKLIRWAPLQGDWVKLNIDGACRGNPGSIGIGAVIRNSLGILLGGLYGSLGLATNNEAESRALVAGLDLCVQRGLDKICFEGGSQIIINGVSKSNILNWKLGKWVPHINKALESINSFEFKHTYREGNKVADLLANMGIEKNNGTIIFSNEDADPVVLNTNLSERLEWQCTRIG